A region of the Phaseolus vulgaris cultivar G19833 chromosome 11, P. vulgaris v2.0, whole genome shotgun sequence genome:
GGTTGCGAATATGTTTAGTGACCAATTATAGTGCTTTTAGCGACCGAATTTGGTAGTcgctaaaagtgattttttttttgtagtgagagACTTAGCGACCTTCTTAGTATGTTGAGTTCGTGCTTGCAAATTCTACTCAATTTGTGTGTGGTTCAATCTTAGTGCAATATGGCAAGTTGTTGGTGTTGGGTCTAACTTGACACAATGTTGATTCGATAATAGTTTCAGATCCTTATTGAATTGTCTTGCATGCTAGTTATAACATTTTGgacattttcttcatttttttaggATAGTCTCCATGTAGGCTTTGAGTGTATTGAGGGTTGATGGATCCATCTCATGATACGATGATGTTGATGTGATAGTCCCGCTTCTAGTAAAGTACCTTAAGACCTATGGTCTGAGAATATTTTTACTCATGTTTCATAGTGGACGCCAAATGTCCTTATCGAGACTAAGCATGAGGTGCTCAAGTTTATCTTTAGAACCACTTTTCCATTCTTCCCAGTCAAGGGTTGAGGGAACaatgatttttcttttaagaaaCTTTTGTATTCCCACAGATGACGATAATGTTCTTATCCAAAATCCGTTGAGATAACATCTTTAGGATCAATGTACTGTCCACGATCAGAGCTCCATCActgttttgtccttaaaaggttCCTTAGAGAGTTAAGGGAAAAAGATGTATTTAAATTGCACTTCCTAGATGATGTGAGACTATTGGACATACCAGAACAAGCTCCCAAGTTGAGGTCCAAGGAGAACGAGGGTTTATTTTTTGGACCACCTTTCCGTTCCTTCCAATCTAAGACTAAAGGAATAAGGATTCATCTTTGGAACTGCATTTCCATTCCCACAAATGATGCCAATAGTTTGATCTTAAGTCCGTTGAGATAACATCGTTAAGGGCAATCACTGTATTCAAAGTATTATCTGCTTTGGAATTCAAAGTTTCatcatagttttttttcttaaaaggcGTATCTAAAtgttaaggaaaaaaaatgtgtttaaatTACTGTTGATCTCAAGTAATGTGAAcctattaaacatatcaaaacttAAACATGATTAATTTGATAGTTGTGGTACTCTCTTGTTATCAGTATGACTAATACTTAGTATAACTAATACTTTAACCCTGAACAGTACAAACCAATATGTTTTAAAACTTATATATGATTTtgtaaaactaaataaaataaaataaaaactatgttttgatttctttctaAGTTCAAGTTAATTCTAAGCTTATTACAAGATTTAAGAGGACATAACCATGTCTTATTGATGACCAAATCTAAATATCAATTACCAGCATGAACCTTTAAAGTGTCTCAACAATAATACTATTgggtataaataataaataaagttattttcCCCCTTTAATGTATGGTATCTTTCCCCTTAAATAACAATGCATactataatgaaaaataaaaattaaataagttacaaattaaaaatagctcaaataattttattttataagttagAAGTTTAtaaacactataaaaaaatcattaaataaaaaataatttcaaaaaataataattaattgctataaagattaaaaaattattagtatccaaatttaatcattttaatttttaaaataatatttaacttaattaatataataactaattactttttaaaaaaataattttaatttaatgttttttatagtaaaaataACTTAATAATTCAAATTCTTTTGTGTTGGTCGAATTAGCTTGTTAAATAAGTAATAACTTAGTAGCTTTATCAAACACACTCCATATAGTCATCATAAGATAATATAAACTCTTCCATTTACAAGATTGCTCCATATATGCATAAATGACATGGAatgaaaggaaaacaaaaaacaaaacaaaaaaatgtgttgaaaaaaaaacaccttTATTTTACAAACTGGTATTATATGTTggaaagagataaaaaataatcttttattttaCAAACTAGTATATTAAGATTTAGAATGTATTTGTTAATATCAATAAGCCAACTACTAGCTTATTTAGCCATCTTATAAGCTAgtttgataaagaagaatttGGTAATACTTCAATGTAGCTTATTTTAATaacttataatttataaatttcaatacTTCAAGTAATATGCAActtataacttattttaatttttttctattactATTCTTTAGattttaatgtattttcttattatttttaatttctttcttcACATTATTACTTATTAAATTGTATTGAGACAATTATTGCACTATTTttagtatttgttagatttttttattttttttatgtagtttaaattaaaaaaaaatattaaaaattgaagtAATCCTGTTTCATTATATGATGCTATTTCAACATTACTATTGTAAAAAACTATAACAATAGTTTGAATTGAGAAATTAAAAagtttacatttttaaaataaataactactgaattttactaaataatttcttttactttttatatgcttgaaaagtaaatatttttaatctgtcaagaaagaagtcctatttatttcttttataagaaattttaaaaaatatttctctcagaaacacttattttaaatttaatcaatcttaaacttaacaaaataatatataaattgagGATAACTTTTTGACGCCAAAAATTGGGTTTGTACATTATTATATTTAGATCTAAATTGTAAAATTGAAGACTTATATGCATTTGCAAGTCACTCCTTGACAAAAGAAATGGATGATTGTGAATcgataacataattttaaaaattcgaTGTTAAGTTTTTGTTACAAGATACAATCATTTATAAATATAGTTATCAGTGCATAATGTttgttcaaaataaaaataaaaaagtagttaaataatattaaattgttttcatataatctttaaaagttaataatataaattagaaaCAAATCATCATTATTtcataagttgtttttataatctCTCTCAAATATCTATAATTTACTGTCTATTAAATgtctttctttcaatttttattattttattttgtgttattactaattatattttatttattgcttTTATTATCTTCGGTTTGTTTGAATCTGTTTGTTAATGAAAGATAATTTTAACCAAAAGTTACCttttctttttagaaaacacaccAGCAAACAAATCctatattaacaaaaacaagTAACTactacaataacaataataacaatCTCATTTCCATGGCACATTAAAATTGGGTCCCTTGAacctatttaaataaatagtatGAATAAGAATATCATAATCCAAATACAGATGATCTTATAGCTGAATTTGGACATAACATGAATAGATGATGATTCTATAATCTATGGCATCACAACATGAATGGTACAAGAGAATATTGGCTTGAGTTAAGCCTTGAATGGAAATGAATGACACGGTTCAACAAAAAATCTCCATAGCATTAGTAGTGACCCACAGCCTTGCCACACCTCGGAGCATTACTTGGAATTGGGTACTCATCTCTCCATGAATTTGCAGGAGAATACACCCTAAGGTAAAATTGCTGGCCCAAATACTGATGAACCCAATTCTCAGATCTCACATTCCACATTCCCACATTGTCCAAAGGTACGTAAAGTGCAGTCCATGACTTGGGATAAACCTGTCAAACCAAATAATACTTTTCAATAATGTCAATTTCATTGACATTTCACAAAGGCTGCTTAATAGTTCATTTGAAAAACTTCTCCACAAGAAGTTTTAAAGACAAATCTTCATgataattttatcttaaaagtATATTCTAATATGAATTCTGATATAAAGAAAATCACATTAAGTGTTATATCAGAAGGGATAACAAACATGATTACCTGAACTGTGGAACGAGAAATTGTGTCTCTTAAATTGTAACTAAGCCTGCTTGCTTGTGACCATAGTCCTCCATCCATTCTGCTCGTTCCAATGAAAAGATACATTATTATAATGTCTAATTAGTATGACAAAAATGTTTAGATATGTGTACATTTTTGTAAGTTCAATGGAAGATAACAAAGAACTCAGTAGTCAGAATTTCAAGAGATACACTTTACTACAAGTTGGTGAAGGCAAAAACCATTGATCTCAAAGAACAAGAGAGTTGTTTCATTGAAGTAACTCATTGTAttaattgaatgaaaaaaaagagagatgTAAATGAGTGTGCTACATGCATCATATATAAAGCTTATTGAACTATACAGAAACTGATCAGAAAGCAAGTAGAATCGAGAGGGGTAACACTCTGAAGTTTAGTATCAAATTTTTGCAGCTGAAACGAATGATTCGGTGATCTTACCCTACTACAAAGAAGCTGTGGCCGTCAATGTGCCAAGATTCCACAGTGTCTTCAGTATTCTCAAACACAACCTCCAGAAAGGCACGGAAATCGGCTTCCATGACAGAAGTTTGAAGGTAACCACCACCACCAGTGGGGTTGTCAGGGATACTTCCAAGTGAGAACACCCCTTGGATCTTGTAGTAATCAGCCAGTTTAAGTGGTGTATCAGCAGGTATGAAGGACACACTATTGACAGCATATCTCTGTTTGCCATTGATAACTGGAGCAGAATTTTGAAGTCTAATTGTACGAGTTGTGTTTATCATACCATAATGGTATGATCCTTGTGGATTAGGTCTTGGCCCACTTGCTGTCAAATTCCTCCTGatgtaattatatatatgtagTAAGTATGGTAGTACTGTGTTATACAATATAGTTCAGAGACCAGATAATGTAAAAACTTGGCAGCATAAAATCACATAACCTTGTTATATATCACTTTAGCTCTTCACTATGGAATAATTAGATCTCAAATACAGTACTAATATAATTAAGTGGTGGAACTAATTCATGGCATGTCTCAGTTTTCATAATTGTAAATGATAAAGAAAGAGTTTAGAGGTACTTTGGAATGGTTATTTGATTAGAATTGGAGTTTTTTCAACTACTTTTTATGATGCAAACCTTTCATTATGTAGATTTCTGAAAGGAAACTTCAATTCTGATTGAATAACAGCACTAAAAACACATAGCATCAAAATTGtcttattaaaatatcaatatcTAGTTAATGGAGAAGATGAAAATGTGAATCTAAGTACTTAACtgagtaaaaaaatattctggAAAGTCACATGTATCATTTAGcttttgaatataaaataaatacctAAGAGAACGAGCTTGGTTTAAAGACCAATCAACTTGAATAGTTGGCCCCCAAGGAAAAAGGCCAGTAACACTTCCTCCAGAGTTACTGTAACGAAAAATGGAGGTAGCATTCAACACTTGAGAGGTAAATCTAGTTGTGACAACAATAAGGTAGTCTTGGGGTGGTTGATCAGCTGTAACCAACACAGAGTAAGTCTGCCCCAGATGAACATCAAGTGAGTCATAAATGTTTTGGAGAGTGTGGGTCCCTTCCACCTCAACAATTGTCATTTTATGACCTTGGATTCTGAAATTGATTGAAGTTGTGAGACCCACATTTGAAATCCTGAATCTGTATGTCTTGCCTGCCAAAAATCAAATGCCTCATAATTTAACATGAAATTATTCATCCAATTATAGATACATCTGCTATGGCATCAGCTTTCAAGTAAACAAGTTGCTTAAAGTTCTTGTATACCTTGATCAACTGTGAATGTGTAGGCATTGGAACCACGTCCATTGATGATAAGTCCATCAGGGAAGGGAAGGTCATTTCCACCATCCAAAATTGCCCTCAAATCCTGCAAGAATAAACACAATTTTGCTGATTATTAGTCTCTTTTGAAACACATTTGCTAGTGAGCAAATCAAGTCAATTGGTTAAGGACACAAAAGCTACAACTAGTAGCCTCTATCTTGAAAATCACATCCAGAGAAATTATTAGATGGTCCCAAACCACCAAGTGTTTATTGTTCTCATCAACCTTCACCCAATATAGAATTGAGATTTCCAATTTACGAGAGAATTAATGGCATTCAATTTCATGTCAGATGAAAATTAGTCTGCACCAATAAACCGTAATAATTTTTCCTGACTCAGGAAGACACTTGGGTAGGATTTCTTGGAAAGTGTAGATTGTTTCTTAGTTATATTGCATAGAATACAAGGACTACTAATAACATTGGGAATGCAAATAGTGGAAAAGTGAAAACATATGTACCcttaatttgaattaaaatgcCAGCAAACTAAGCCAAATCCAACAACAATCATCCAAAGAAAGCAACTTACTGTGTGATTTCTCTTGTACCAATCTCCTGCCAATATAGTGAAATCTCCTGCCGGAGGAGGGAAAGGCACCGGAATCCCGGGGCGGCTAGCAATTTTGAATCCACCATAACCTCCTGCTGCCTTGTGGAATGCAAGGGAAGGGTAGTAGAAGTAGCTACCAATTTGATCCTTTACTTGAAGAACATAAGTGAAGTTGTGCCCTGGTGAAATTGGACAATTGGTGCCATACACTCCATCCTGCCATGAGTTTCTCCTCTGCAGCACTCCATTCCTATACAAAGAATCAAGTAGTACAACACTGAATTCTCTCCAAATGAATTATAGAATTTACATGTGCGTTGAAATTGCAGACATGGCCTTGAGATTGCTATCTACCTACTTATTTGGTTCTCACTAATTTGCACATCAAACATTACCTGCTATTTTGGGGACAAAGGCAAGATTCCATTCTTGTATTATAGTGTAACATTAGCATATTAAATCagcaatttaatattttgtagatCAGACAAGTATTTATATTTCAATCAGGAGGTGTCTATAGGGTATTTGGTGTCCCTCTATTCTGCCATATAGACtgattttgatatattaaaagtagccacttttaattaatcaaattttacaaaatttctcTGAATAATTATTTGATTAAGAGAGGGTGTTTTAAATACGATTTACAGTAAACATATGAGGGTGACAACAGAAACATCTTATGATCTATTGAACCACATAACAGAAAATCAGTGACAGCTACAGTCCAATTATTCTAAAATCACCCAGATCTGGCATTTAGCATACAACATATTCCAATAAACAACACAAACCATGATCGTAATTCTGTATTATCCCTTTTAAACGACGCCGTAGCATCCAAATTAGGCTCTCATAAATAGTGAAAAAACAGAAGGAAGAGgaaacgttttttttttttgcggcTGATACTTTGAAGAGTGGAGTAAACAAGAAGGAAACCAGAGAGAGAGAGACTAACCAGGATAAGAGGAAAGGTTCATCCAAGCTATTGAAAACATTGATAATCAAGTTATCATTGGTCACGGCCTCAATTTGTGGCCCTGGAAATTGCCAGTTTATCAGAATCCCCTGCAATAAGGATTTTCACACCATATATTAATTTCATTCATAAGAACAAACAACAAATTAAGGTGATAAAGGAAactaaaacaacaacaaaaagtaCCTGTTGTTTAACACCAAGAGGATAAAtgtctccatatgtgacattcCAAGTATAAAACCTATAAGGGTCCTCCCCTCTAGCAGATGCCACTAACAACAGTACCAAAAATAAGACACTACACACTCTCATGGAGCACCCCATTTCTTAATTCTTGGTGTTTCTCCTTCCCTCCCAAACCCAAAATGTGTATATGGGAAAATGACAAACTTTCTTCAACTTTGAACCAACCaagttctatatttttttaacacagCACCCTCTTTTCCTTTGTGCAAAGGGTTCACAGCCAACCCTTTGCTTTTTGCCTTTTGCTTTAGAACTCACTCAGCCTAGACGGCTGATATAAAGAGAGATAATGTCggtagaaagagagagaaaaccaaAGGATTCTTCAACAGAAGCAATGGATCATTAGGGAACCACCCCTTGCATTTGCATGTGGATGTGTGAAATGGTAGCCAGAGGCATAATTGAGCTGTACCCAACAATGCAGTACCTTTATAATGAGTGTCAGTAACCTCTTCAGACCACGTCCCTTCAAATTGACCATAATTAAGTCATTGATGTTAAAAATAGACATAAAACaaaccaaataaataaatattttccaaaTTCCCAGAACTAAAAATTTACTCACcatataaatataaagatgcAGTGGAATAACATTTTACTTTGTACACCAATAATGCCTTAATGATAGAACAGAACTTCAAACTATAAAATTACACATTACCATAGCTCTGGTACAAATAGAAGGTTTAACTTAATTTACTGTAACTGGGATAATGGATGAAAAGAAAAAGGTTAACATGATTTAAGTTGTGGTAACATAAAGAAGTACGACATATGAGGGATGAATGTGTCTTTTTGTTCTATGTTGTGTTTTGTTGTGAAGGGATGAATACTGATATGATCCAGAAACAGTGCATTAGGGTCTACTTTGTCTGCAGGTGTTTGAAAATCCTGTTCTTGTGCATTGAAAGCCGCTAACTACTTTATGTGACACTTACTAGATTTTCATTCTACACGTTCATTTCATGCCTCATCCAAATTCTAATCCTTTCCTTAATGCTCTcattttagaaaagaaaaatagaagttCTTGTTGTTTTATGATTGGATTCGGTTTCTTctgaacaaaaagaaaaagcaaatcaataaaaaaaaatcacagaaCTTGAATCTAATATGATGTGATTAATATTTCACACAACGTaagaaaaaatatgtataaaattgataattttaaactaaCTATCTCAAATATTGCAAAAGTAAAATGACAATAATTTTAACgatttgtttttattagtttaaaagaatatcattttaaattttgacaGAAATGACaatagtttatatatttatttagacaaacttttcaattttgactgaaatatttaaatttagttatttaaaatatCTTGATTATGACAAACTTTCCTGTTTTTGTCTGAAACATCTAATTAGTTGCTTATTTAAATATTCTACAATCactttatctttattattaagACTAACTTTTCGGTTTTTCTCAAATATTTAACTATACTGATATTTAATTTGGCAATACTTTTATTAACAGCATTCATAATcatgttattttatttgtacTAAAATTAgcgagaaaataattttttttcttgttgctGTTTTTGCCTATttattgtgtttttattttgtttatgaaaTTATTGTACTACTAAACTACTGCATGGTCAGCACCTCTCAACATCTTCACATGTCTctcacaaaatattttaaaacatcagtaataattaatatattaaattatttataaaatatgattaagaTGTTATTGAACTACTTCTTAACCCATATAAGTTCACACTAACAAAGGTTCAAACAAAAAGTATagcttaatattttttaaatctctttATTATAAATTCCCTTTATTATAAAGAGTCGAGAATCGAAAgaccaaaaataataaaagaaaaaaacacttACAGATAAATTCGTCCATTAAGAACATATATGTTttgtgaataaaatattttttttctaattgttATATAATCCTTAAACAGAAATACATTCTTGATTTATAAAAGGCTATCTATCAATGCCATtcaatttaaatgaaaataatatatatatatataaattcaatatttttttaattaatcttgcatatgatacatgaaaagaactagtttaaatgattttaaccttttgttttaaaaaataaacaaagatcgatttgaagaacaaaataaatgttaaaaattattttttgaatagAAACAATGTAATGATTATTTTATAGAGACTTGAGAAACAGAAGATAATATGATTTGAATTTGCTTATATATTCGTAAGAATAATTTTCTATACTTTTTTTTCGGCTTCTGATTACTTtataaaaaagacaaaataaacaGTTGAAAACTTAAATGTTTTAAGAAAGTAATTATACGCGTTTTTATGGATTTCTTTCTCGGATATCAAGGGCTTTCCACGGAAAAATATATGAAACTGAAACAATCTTTATTATACACAACGACTTACTATTCCCAAgcaaatacaaaaatttaataaagattaaaataaccttttaaataatgattttaaaaGCATCGatttaaatgttatttaaaatatagaatTCAAGTATCATTATTTACAAAACAATCATGGTTCATATTTTAATAGTCCCATTAAGAAGTTGTTGTAAGGTGTTGTGGTTGACTTATTTTAGACTAGTAAAATGTTGATCTTTGATTGTCATTTAAGtgattaaaaaatttcattaaaatcaGATAATATTTTTACACTTCAActctttatttaaaataaccATTCAAACAATGCAATACTTCCCGCTTCaatattgtattttaaaaacaattgttTTGCACTTGAActttttttgaaaagaaaatttattaaaataagagAATATGATAAAAGAAGCCCAAACGAAACATGTATTTTCCCTAagtaataaaaagtaaaaattattatttatatttatctataactaataataaagaatatttttttaacgaTTCCATAACTATTTTTCGTATACATTTTgttatcaattatatttttattaatataatttattttattttcacattttataattattgtttttaaattcaattaactatttatagcaaaaaaaaattataattttttaaaacaacttttttataaaatattataaaaaataatttaatagttatggataaaattattttttttattttttattgtcatgTCGATGTTTTCACTAGTAGATCATGATATGAATTAGAGAAAGCAGATAACTACAATAAAAACAAGGGAAAATTCTTCCTACATATGTATTCCTCTAATTCGAAAAATATCCAAattaatctttgaaaatattattaaatattaaaacaaaatgtgATATTTAGATtatagaatttaaaaattaaaatttgtatttttttttactttagagtaa
Encoded here:
- the LOC137817887 gene encoding L-ascorbate oxidase homolog — protein: MGCSMRVCSVLFLVLLLVASARGEDPYRFYTWNVTYGDIYPLGVKQQGILINWQFPGPQIEAVTNDNLIINVFNSLDEPFLLSWNGVLQRRNSWQDGVYGTNCPISPGHNFTYVLQVKDQIGSYFYYPSLAFHKAAGGYGGFKIASRPGIPVPFPPPAGDFTILAGDWYKRNHTDLRAILDGGNDLPFPDGLIINGRGSNAYTFTVDQGKTYRFRISNVGLTTSINFRIQGHKMTIVEVEGTHTLQNIYDSLDVHLGQTYSVLVTADQPPQDYLIVVTTRFTSQVLNATSIFRYSNSGGSVTGLFPWGPTIQVDWSLNQARSLRRNLTASGPRPNPQGSYHYGMINTTRTIRLQNSAPVINGKQRYAVNSVSFIPADTPLKLADYYKIQGVFSLGSIPDNPTGGGGYLQTSVMEADFRAFLEVVFENTEDTVESWHIDGHSFFVVGMDGGLWSQASRLSYNLRDTISRSTVQVYPKSWTALYVPLDNVGMWNVRSENWVHQYLGQQFYLRVYSPANSWRDEYPIPSNAPRCGKAVGHY